Proteins encoded within one genomic window of Mesorhizobium sp. AR10:
- the yidD gene encoding membrane protein insertion efficiency factor YidD, whose translation MRDQHRHTHVAGPPQRGRNWPGPWRKTPGRILGTSLVRFYQLTLSGFVGNSCRHLPTCSEYAHEAIARHGLWAGGWMGLFRVLRCGPFGTHGIDRVPEALAGRYVWFTPWRYWQIGKKIGDPEV comes from the coding sequence GTGCGCGACCAACATCGGCATACGCATGTCGCCGGCCCGCCGCAGCGCGGGCGCAACTGGCCCGGCCCCTGGCGCAAGACGCCGGGCCGCATCCTGGGCACGTCGCTCGTTCGTTTCTACCAGCTGACCTTGTCCGGCTTTGTCGGAAATTCTTGCCGGCATCTGCCGACCTGTTCGGAATATGCGCATGAGGCGATCGCGCGCCATGGGCTATGGGCCGGCGGCTGGATGGGGCTTTTCCGGGTGCTGCGCTGCGGGCCGTTTGGGACGCATGGCATCGACCGCGTCCCCGAGGCGCTGGCGGGGCGCTATGTCTGGTTCACGCCGTGGCGGTATTGGCAGATCGGCAAGAAGATTGGCGATCCAGAGGTCTGA
- the blaOXA gene encoding class D beta-lactamase, translating into MRQIDRLPFVFAIALFLLAWLLGFPMRAQSAPLGDVQCTLVQDAVSGETLYRDGVCDQRFSPASTFKVPLALIGYDAGILSDEHTPSWDYKPEFNAVKRDRKTVDPTIWERDSVLWYSREITSRLGAERFAGYVSKFGYGNMDVSGNAAKNDGLTRSWVNSSLEISPVEQTVFLHRMLAGKMPVSATAHEMTKAIIPSFQAGGWTVQGKTGSTRLGSGGKDKRSLGWFVGWAQKDERQIVFARLVVDTKRTDMPKGLATRAAFLKDLPDLIK; encoded by the coding sequence ATGCGCCAGATAGACCGCCTTCCATTCGTTTTTGCCATCGCTCTCTTCCTGCTGGCGTGGCTGCTCGGTTTCCCGATGCGGGCGCAATCCGCGCCGCTGGGCGATGTCCAATGCACGCTGGTCCAGGATGCGGTGAGCGGCGAGACGCTCTACCGGGACGGCGTTTGCGACCAGCGCTTCAGCCCGGCTTCGACGTTCAAGGTGCCATTGGCGTTGATCGGCTATGACGCTGGCATCCTCAGCGACGAGCACACGCCGAGCTGGGACTACAAGCCCGAATTCAACGCGGTGAAGCGGGATCGAAAGACAGTCGATCCGACGATCTGGGAGCGGGACTCAGTCCTGTGGTATTCCCGTGAAATCACGAGCCGGCTCGGCGCCGAGCGTTTTGCCGGCTATGTGTCGAAGTTCGGCTACGGCAACATGGATGTCTCCGGCAATGCCGCCAAGAATGATGGCCTCACCCGTTCCTGGGTGAACTCCTCGCTTGAAATATCGCCCGTCGAGCAGACCGTTTTTCTGCATCGGATGCTTGCCGGCAAAATGCCGGTTTCGGCCACGGCTCACGAGATGACCAAGGCCATCATCCCGAGCTTCCAGGCGGGCGGCTGGACCGTGCAGGGCAAGACCGGGAGCACGAGGCTCGGCAGTGGCGGCAAGGACAAACGCTCGCTCGGCTGGTTCGTCGGCTGGGCGCAAAAGGATGAGCGTCAGATCGTGTTCGCCCGGCTCGTTGTCGATACGAAGCGGACCGACATGCCGAAGGGCCTCGCGACACGTGCGGCGTTCCTGAAAGACCTGCCCGATCTGATCAAGTGA
- a CDS encoding nitroreductase, with amino-acid sequence MVSPIIDFLLTRNSAPIPELKEPAPSDADIATMIAAATRVPDHGRLEPWRFVIYRGEARIEIGKKLAALAEQREGPLPENRHNQELARFSRAPLVIGVVSSPKENPKIPQWEMFLSGGMAAMNLMIAANALGYGTNMISNWYSDVAEGRAILGLAPHERVVGFVHIGSYQGPAPERPRPDPAKLYADYTGPWVG; translated from the coding sequence ATGGTGTCGCCGATCATCGACTTTCTGTTGACCCGAAATTCCGCACCGATCCCGGAGTTGAAGGAACCAGCACCGAGCGACGCGGATATCGCGACGATGATTGCCGCCGCCACGCGGGTGCCCGATCACGGCCGGCTCGAGCCATGGCGCTTCGTCATCTATCGCGGCGAGGCACGCATCGAGATCGGCAAGAAGCTGGCAGCACTTGCCGAACAACGCGAAGGACCGCTACCCGAGAACCGCCACAACCAGGAACTGGCGCGCTTTTCGCGTGCGCCGCTGGTTATCGGCGTGGTGTCGAGCCCGAAGGAAAATCCGAAAATTCCGCAATGGGAAATGTTCCTGTCTGGCGGCATGGCGGCGATGAACCTGATGATTGCGGCCAATGCGCTGGGCTATGGCACCAACATGATCAGCAACTGGTATTCAGACGTGGCGGAGGGTAGGGCAATCCTGGGGTTGGCGCCGCATGAGCGCGTCGTCGGCTTCGTCCATATCGGCTCCTATCAAGGGCCGGCGCCGGAGCGGCCGCGGCCCGATCCGGCAAAGCTCTATGCCGACTATACGGGGCCGTGGGTGGGCTGA
- a CDS encoding MaoC family dehydratase yields MAGLYLEEFVVGHVFKHTLRKTVTESDNMLFSVMTLNPQPLHIDFDFAAKSEWGKPLVNSLFTLGLMIGISVNDITVGTTVANLGMKETVFPHPVFHGDTIRVETTVISVRDSKSKPDRGIVEFEHRAYNQNGDLVAKCLRQAMMLKKAI; encoded by the coding sequence ATGGCCGGGCTTTATCTCGAAGAGTTCGTCGTCGGCCATGTCTTCAAGCACACATTGCGCAAAACCGTCACCGAAAGCGACAACATGCTGTTTTCGGTGATGACGCTGAACCCGCAGCCGCTGCACATCGATTTCGACTTCGCCGCCAAGAGCGAATGGGGCAAGCCGCTGGTCAATTCGCTGTTCACGCTGGGCCTGATGATCGGCATTTCGGTGAACGACATCACCGTCGGCACCACCGTCGCCAATCTCGGCATGAAGGAGACGGTGTTTCCGCACCCGGTTTTCCACGGCGACACCATCCGTGTCGAAACCACGGTGATCTCGGTGCGCGATTCGAAATCAAAGCCGGACCGCGGCATCGTCGAGTTCGAACACCGCGCCTACAACCAGAACGGCGACCTCGTCGCCAAATGCCTTAGGCAGGCGATGATGCTGAAGAAGGCAATCTAG
- a CDS encoding HpcH/HpaI aldolase/citrate lyase family protein produces MRSLLFVPGDSEKKLEKGFGAGADAVIVDLEDSVAPQNKSLARNVAARFIADQRHRTKSKVYVRINDLSTGLTDEDLAALVPAKPDGVMLPKSNSGQDVQQLSAKLRVHEAENGLPDGVIKILPIITETAAGVLTAASYAKASARLVGLTWGAEDLSAAIGARTARDENGRYTDVFRFARTMTILAAGAAEVAAIDTVFPNFRDMAAFEAECIGAERDGFTGKMAIHPAQVPVINAAFTPSAEAVKHSLAIVAAFEAAGNPGVVGIDGKMVDRPHLRLAERLLARAKAAGI; encoded by the coding sequence ATGCGTTCGCTGCTCTTTGTTCCCGGCGATTCGGAAAAGAAGCTGGAAAAGGGTTTTGGCGCCGGTGCCGACGCGGTCATCGTCGACCTTGAGGATTCCGTTGCGCCGCAGAACAAGTCGCTGGCACGCAACGTCGCGGCGCGCTTCATCGCCGATCAGAGACATCGGACGAAGTCCAAGGTCTATGTGCGGATCAACGATCTCTCGACCGGATTGACCGACGAGGATCTGGCCGCACTGGTTCCGGCAAAACCCGATGGCGTCATGCTGCCGAAGTCGAACAGCGGCCAGGATGTCCAGCAGCTTTCGGCAAAGCTCAGGGTGCACGAAGCCGAAAACGGCTTGCCGGACGGCGTCATAAAAATCCTGCCGATCATCACCGAAACTGCCGCCGGCGTGCTTACGGCTGCGAGCTACGCCAAGGCAAGCGCGCGGCTTGTCGGCCTCACCTGGGGTGCGGAAGACCTGTCGGCGGCGATCGGCGCACGCACGGCGCGCGACGAGAACGGCCGCTACACCGATGTGTTTCGCTTTGCCCGCACCATGACCATCCTCGCCGCAGGTGCGGCCGAAGTCGCGGCGATTGACACGGTTTTCCCAAATTTTCGCGACATGGCCGCCTTCGAAGCGGAATGCATCGGGGCCGAGCGCGACGGCTTCACCGGCAAGATGGCGATCCATCCGGCGCAGGTGCCGGTCATCAACGCCGCCTTCACGCCCTCGGCCGAAGCGGTGAAACACTCCCTGGCGATCGTTGCGGCATTCGAGGCAGCGGGAAATCCCGGCGTGGTCGGCATCGACGGCAAGATGGTCGACCGTCCGCATCTGCGGCTGGCAGAGCGGCTTCTGGCACGAGCCAAGGCTGCGGGGATCTAG
- a CDS encoding lysophospholipid acyltransferase family protein, whose translation MLKLKMRERPFPELSYANPRQRALTRWFIHSIEGLSGRDRYAALYDFWRRQVVPTGERVFSRMLELIDVRVRTADQWPPAKLPDTPLVIVANHPFGIGDGIAVLSLAEQLGRPFRVIIHKDLLKIREMEPYSLPIDFSETKDALRNNMAVRHEAVRLLKEGVTIVVFPAGGVATAPRGFGRARDLPWKMFPARLVQDARASVVPMHFSGQNGRLFHLVSGPMNMAERDGRVAKFVGKASLTLRISLLIHEFSRLSGKSIDVRVGDVLSWSELEPLRDRKALLDRLHRGVFDLGAGRTARPRPLPAATSTQGCLTRR comes from the coding sequence ATGCTCAAGCTGAAGATGCGCGAAAGACCGTTTCCCGAGCTGTCCTACGCCAATCCGCGCCAGCGGGCGCTGACACGCTGGTTCATTCACTCCATCGAAGGTCTGTCAGGGCGCGACCGCTACGCTGCGCTCTATGATTTCTGGCGCCGCCAGGTGGTGCCGACCGGCGAGCGCGTGTTCAGCCGCATGCTCGAACTGATCGACGTCCGGGTGCGGACCGCCGATCAATGGCCGCCGGCCAAACTGCCCGACACGCCGCTGGTGATCGTCGCCAACCATCCGTTCGGCATCGGCGACGGCATTGCCGTGCTGTCGCTGGCCGAGCAGCTCGGGCGGCCGTTCCGCGTCATCATCCACAAGGATCTGCTCAAGATCCGCGAGATGGAACCCTATTCACTGCCGATCGACTTCTCCGAAACCAAAGACGCGCTCAGGAACAACATGGCGGTGCGCCACGAGGCAGTGCGGCTGTTGAAAGAGGGCGTCACCATCGTCGTGTTCCCGGCCGGCGGCGTCGCGACAGCGCCGAGAGGCTTTGGCCGGGCACGCGATCTGCCGTGGAAGATGTTTCCGGCCCGCCTCGTCCAGGATGCCAGGGCATCGGTCGTTCCGATGCATTTTTCGGGGCAGAACGGTCGGCTGTTCCATCTGGTCAGCGGCCCGATGAACATGGCCGAGCGCGACGGACGCGTGGCGAAATTCGTTGGCAAGGCATCGCTGACGCTGCGCATTTCCCTGCTCATCCACGAGTTCTCGCGGCTGTCCGGCAAGTCAATCGACGTGCGCGTCGGCGATGTGCTGAGCTGGAGCGAGCTGGAACCGTTGCGCGACCGCAAGGCGCTACTAGACCGTTTGCATCGCGGCGTCTTCGATCTTGGCGCCGGCCGCACCGCACGGCCGCGTCCACTTCCTGCCGCGACGTCTACGCAGGGCTGCCTGACGAGACGCTAG
- a CDS encoding DUF2336 domain-containing protein, which translates to MVVSHFLKWIYTARVSERAAAASALARAYINADLPFEDRCAAEAALTLLLDDASSKVRLAMAEALSMSHHAPLQIISALAADQPEVAALVLARSPLITDADLIDRVAGSQKATQKLIADRPVVSMSVAAAIAEIGEPEACATLLTNSGADIASLSFRRMAERHGHLPQVREALISDARLPADCRHMLLIKLGETLKTSPLVMALMGAARAERVMRDACIKASVTLIEGTRPEEHAALIEHLRLRGDLTASFVIRTIAHGKVDFFGSALVALSQQSEQRVRALLAGGHDVALQALFRSAGLAAATHAVILRALKIWREVANGKRVAGVQEVSWLMLKELGGQSAEGDLAGLVKSIHLDALRENARGHALAIAAA; encoded by the coding sequence ATGGTTGTTTCGCATTTCCTGAAATGGATCTACACGGCAAGGGTTTCGGAGCGTGCCGCGGCAGCGAGCGCGTTGGCCCGCGCCTACATCAACGCCGACCTGCCTTTCGAGGACCGCTGTGCAGCGGAAGCGGCACTGACGCTGCTGCTTGACGACGCCTCGTCGAAGGTGAGGCTGGCGATGGCCGAAGCGCTGTCGATGAGCCATCACGCGCCGCTGCAGATCATCAGCGCGCTGGCCGCCGACCAGCCGGAAGTGGCTGCTCTGGTGCTGGCGCGGTCGCCACTGATCACCGATGCCGACCTGATCGACCGCGTCGCCGGCAGCCAGAAGGCGACGCAGAAGCTGATCGCCGACCGGCCGGTCGTTTCGATGTCCGTTGCGGCGGCCATCGCCGAAATCGGTGAACCGGAAGCCTGCGCCACGCTTCTGACCAACAGCGGCGCCGACATCGCCTCGCTCAGCTTTCGCCGCATGGCCGAACGGCATGGTCATCTGCCTCAGGTCCGCGAGGCGCTGATATCAGACGCCCGCCTGCCGGCCGATTGCCGGCACATGCTGCTGATAAAACTTGGAGAAACACTCAAAACCTCGCCGCTGGTGATGGCGCTGATGGGCGCAGCCAGGGCCGAGCGCGTCATGCGCGACGCTTGCATCAAGGCTTCGGTGACGCTGATCGAAGGCACACGGCCGGAAGAACATGCCGCTCTCATCGAGCACCTGCGCCTGCGTGGCGATCTCACCGCAAGCTTTGTCATTCGCACCATCGCGCATGGCAAGGTCGACTTCTTCGGCTCGGCGCTGGTCGCGCTCAGCCAGCAATCCGAACAGCGGGTGAGGGCGCTGCTGGCCGGCGGGCACGACGTGGCGCTGCAGGCACTGTTCCGCAGCGCTGGCCTTGCCGCCGCCACCCATGCCGTCATCCTGCGTGCCCTGAAGATCTGGCGCGAGGTTGCCAATGGCAAGCGCGTCGCCGGCGTCCAGGAAGTCAGCTGGCTGATGCTGAAGGAGCTCGGCGGGCAATCCGCGGAAGGCGATCTTGCCGGGCTGGTCAAGTCGATCCATCTCGACGCGCTGCGCGAGAATGCGCGCGGACACGCGCTGGCGATTGCGGCCGCTTAA
- the thrS gene encoding threonine--tRNA ligase, whose amino-acid sequence MLNSVSLTFPDGSVRDYEAAMTGAGLAESISKSLAKKAVAYSIDGVVRDLSDPLGKSGKVEIVTREDPRALELIRHDAAHVLAEAVQELWPGTQVTIGPVIENGFYYDFARNEPFTPDDFPVIEKKMREIIARNRPFTKQVWSREQAKKVFADKGERYKLELIDAIPEDQDLKIYAQGDWFDLCRGPHMASTGQIGSAFKLMKVAGAYWRGDSNNPMLTRIYGTAWADQAQLDAYQTMLEEAEKRDHRKLGREMDLFHFQEEGPGVVFWHAKGWKMFQNLVNYMRRRLDEQGYEEVNAPQVLDKSLWETSGHWGWYRDAMFKVTVAGDDTDDDRVFALKPMNCPGHVQIFKHGLKSYRDLPVKLAEFGNVHRYEPSGALHGLMRVRGFTQDDAHIFCTEEQLASECLRINDLILSTYADFGFDEISVKLSTRPDKRVGTDEAWDHAEAIMGSVLETIRAKSGNRIKTSINPGEGAFYGPKFEYVLKDAIGREWQCGTTQVDFNLPERFGAFYIGSDSEKKQPVMVHRAICGSMERFLGILIENYSGHFPLWFAPLQVVVATITSDADDYALKVVAQLKAAGLLAEADLRNEKINYKVREHSLAKVPVILVCGKREAEEETVNIRRLGSRDQESLGLGQAVALLAEEAVTPDRRRKRAA is encoded by the coding sequence GTGCTGAATTCCGTTTCCCTGACATTTCCCGATGGCTCCGTCCGCGACTACGAAGCGGCGATGACCGGTGCCGGCCTAGCGGAATCAATCTCGAAGTCGCTGGCCAAGAAGGCCGTCGCCTACTCGATCGACGGCGTGGTGCGCGATCTTTCCGACCCGCTCGGCAAGTCCGGCAAGGTCGAGATCGTCACCCGCGAGGATCCGCGCGCGCTGGAACTCATCCGCCATGACGCAGCACACGTGCTGGCAGAAGCCGTGCAGGAACTGTGGCCGGGAACGCAGGTGACCATCGGACCGGTGATCGAGAACGGGTTCTACTATGATTTTGCCCGCAACGAGCCGTTCACGCCCGACGATTTCCCGGTGATCGAGAAGAAGATGCGCGAGATCATCGCGCGCAACAGGCCGTTCACCAAGCAGGTCTGGTCGCGCGAACAAGCGAAGAAGGTGTTTGCCGACAAGGGCGAGCGCTACAAGCTGGAACTGATCGACGCCATTCCTGAGGATCAGGATCTCAAGATCTATGCGCAGGGCGACTGGTTCGACCTCTGCCGTGGCCCGCACATGGCCTCCACCGGGCAGATCGGCAGCGCCTTCAAGCTGATGAAGGTGGCCGGCGCCTATTGGCGCGGCGATTCCAACAATCCGATGCTGACGCGCATCTACGGCACGGCCTGGGCCGACCAGGCACAGCTCGATGCCTATCAGACCATGCTGGAGGAAGCCGAGAAACGCGACCACCGGAAGCTCGGCCGCGAGATGGACCTGTTCCATTTCCAGGAAGAGGGGCCGGGCGTCGTCTTCTGGCACGCCAAGGGCTGGAAGATGTTCCAGAACCTGGTCAACTATATGCGCCGCCGTCTCGACGAGCAGGGCTACGAGGAGGTCAACGCACCACAGGTGCTCGACAAGAGCCTGTGGGAGACTTCAGGCCATTGGGGCTGGTATCGCGATGCCATGTTCAAGGTGACGGTCGCCGGCGACGATACCGACGACGACCGCGTCTTTGCGCTGAAGCCGATGAACTGTCCCGGCCACGTGCAGATATTCAAGCACGGGCTGAAATCCTATCGCGACCTGCCGGTAAAGCTTGCCGAATTCGGCAATGTGCATCGCTACGAGCCATCGGGCGCGCTGCACGGGCTGATGCGCGTGCGCGGCTTCACGCAGGACGATGCGCATATCTTCTGCACCGAGGAGCAGCTGGCGTCGGAATGCCTGCGCATCAACGATTTGATCCTGTCGACCTATGCCGATTTCGGCTTCGATGAGATCAGCGTCAAGCTGTCGACGCGTCCGGACAAGCGTGTCGGCACCGACGAAGCCTGGGACCACGCCGAGGCGATCATGGGCAGCGTGCTGGAGACGATCAGGGCTAAGTCGGGCAATCGCATCAAGACCTCGATCAATCCGGGCGAGGGCGCCTTCTACGGGCCGAAGTTCGAATATGTGCTGAAGGACGCCATCGGCCGCGAATGGCAGTGCGGCACCACGCAGGTCGACTTCAACCTGCCGGAGCGCTTTGGCGCCTTCTATATCGGTTCGGATTCGGAGAAGAAGCAGCCGGTGATGGTGCACCGCGCCATCTGCGGTTCGATGGAACGCTTCCTCGGCATCCTGATCGAGAACTACTCCGGCCATTTCCCGCTGTGGTTCGCGCCGCTGCAGGTGGTGGTGGCGACGATCACCTCAGATGCCGACGACTACGCCTTGAAGGTCGTCGCTCAGTTGAAGGCGGCCGGGCTCTTGGCGGAAGCCGACCTGCGCAATGAGAAGATCAACTACAAGGTGCGCGAGCACTCATTGGCCAAGGTTCCGGTCATCCTCGTCTGCGGCAAGCGCGAGGCGGAGGAGGAGACGGTCAACATCCGCCGACTCGGCTCGCGCGACCAGGAATCGCTTGGCCTTGGCCAGGCGGTGGCGCTGCTTGCCGAAGAAGCGGTAACACCAGACCGCAGGCGCAAACGCGCCGCCTGA
- a CDS encoding flavin reductase family protein, with the protein MFYEPSKGHGLPHDPSKAIVAPRPIGWISTLNKAGKINLAPYSFFNAFSTRPFIVWFSSEGEKDSATFAEETGEFVANLVSRELAEKMNRTAVDAARGVSEFDYADLAMAPSRLVAPPRVAAAPAALECRVTEILRPKALDGTPTSAVVVAGEVVGVHIEDAYLKDGTFDIVRAGNVSRLGYMDYASVSEIFSMRRPRWGKD; encoded by the coding sequence ATGTTCTACGAGCCGTCGAAAGGGCATGGGCTTCCGCACGATCCGTCCAAGGCGATCGTGGCGCCACGCCCGATCGGCTGGATCTCAACCCTGAACAAGGCTGGCAAGATCAACCTCGCGCCCTATTCCTTCTTCAACGCTTTTTCGACGCGACCCTTCATCGTCTGGTTCTCGTCCGAAGGCGAGAAGGACAGCGCCACCTTTGCCGAAGAGACGGGCGAGTTCGTCGCCAATCTCGTCAGCCGCGAACTTGCAGAGAAAATGAACCGCACGGCGGTCGATGCGGCGCGCGGCGTCAGCGAATTCGACTATGCCGATCTGGCCATGGCGCCGTCACGCCTTGTTGCGCCGCCTCGCGTGGCGGCAGCGCCGGCGGCGCTCGAATGCCGGGTGACGGAAATCCTGCGGCCAAAGGCGCTGGATGGGACGCCGACGAGCGCGGTCGTCGTTGCGGGTGAGGTGGTCGGCGTCCACATAGAGGATGCTTATCTGAAGGACGGCACGTTCGACATCGTCAGGGCCGGCAATGTCAGCCGACTCGGTTACATGGACTATGCCAGCGTCAGCGAGATATTCTCGATGCGCCGGCCACGCTGGGGAAAGGACTAG